In Sebastes fasciatus isolate fSebFas1 chromosome 8, fSebFas1.pri, whole genome shotgun sequence, the DNA window AGgctggaggaggatgaggacgaGGAGCTCCGCCCCCCCGCTATCGGGCTGCAGAGGATGAAACGCATCGATACCATGGCAACCGCCGGCGTGGAAGAACTGAATCATGGGAGTCGTAGGCGCCGGAGGAGAGAGGCCCTGAACTACGACCCCCAAATACTTATTGATCAGATTCTGGAGTACAtgtaagaggagaggagaagagtggaggagagaagaggaggagaagagaaggagaggaggagaagagacgaggagagaacagaagagaaggagaggaggacaggagaggagaggagaagggaaggaggaggggagaggagagggaaagtagaggagagggaaagtagaggagaggagaggagtagaagagaagaggagagaagagagggagaggaggagaagacaaGAACAGTAGaataaaggagaggagaggaagaggaggagaggagaggagaggagaggagaggagaggagaggagaggaggtgtaTCTTGTCGTTGTCTTTCAGGattttttgtttctgtattttttcGTGTTTTGCTGCTTCTGGTGAAAACGTTTCTGATCAGTCGCTTGTTGTTGAAATGAGAAGAAATGAAAAGTTCATAAAATCTGTCATTTCCTGGGGGAAAGATCCACCTGTAACTTGACCCCGCCTCCAGCTGCTGGAGCAATGCTCTCTGGGAGTTGTAGTCGAACCCGCTCACTTTGATTCTCTAGAAAAAAGGTCATGTTTTAACATTTACCATTAAAACACTTTCGCACTGACTCCATCTTCCCTCCATCAGTGTGAAAACACCGACAGGTGATGGACAGTGACGGTAACCGTGGCGACGGCTCATGGGCTCTGTGATTGGTTCGTTCCTATTGTGTTCATGTATTTCCGCTTATGTGCAACagctctgtccgtctgtctgtggtGAAACTATGCCACTCTGAATTAAAGTCAGTATCCACCACAAACTCCTGTCTGACGTCTacgtattatttattatcattatcaggtTCTATACTTTAATGTTTGATGTTCTAaatagtatttattattatcattattatattatcatcagTAAACAGGTAACTTTACCTTTGCTAAGTGAGCAGGTAGATAACTCACCTGACCAAATCACGTCATCATTAAACAGGTAACTTTACCTTTACTAAGTGAGCAGGTAGATAACTCACCTGGCCAAATCACGTCATCATTAAACAGGTAACTTTACCTTTGCTAAGTGAGCAGGTAGATAACTCACCTGGCCACATCATGTCATCATTAAACAGGTGATGTTACCTGTTCAAATAACTCCATTATTAAGGAACATCACCATGTGCTCTGCCTCAGCAACGTGAAAAAAACAGCAGTCACATGACCTAAACAGGTCGATCTGCCGTATGATTGGCTGCCAAcagatgatgtcactgtgatgtcatccTTCAGTAATTCAGAGAAAAACTTGTGTCTGATAAAATCTATAATTTATTCAtgtgaataaaacatgaacacaaacactgTTGGAGTCTAAAGACATGCGTGATTCATtctgtaaacacaaacaacaacaatctgCGTACAAACATagaaaattattgtttttcttttgaggCTGCAGGAGGCTAAACTTAGTATATGTTCATGAACACATGCCGCTGTAACCATGACAACTGGTTTTGGTCCTTGACCCCGGTGAAGTAAAGTTTTGGCACAGTTAcatttgatttttaaatttaaCAGATTATAGAAATGTTATAGAGAGAAAAGTTCTTCATCAGCATTAAACCTGATAACAAGCCAGGTCAAGCAACATTTTACTGGTTTTAGGGAATGTACTGGTGCAGCGACACTCTGACCAATAAAACAGGTCCTCTTTGTAGCGTCCATGTTGTTTCCACATCACAACTTAAAGCTCATGAACACACTGAAGTCGGAAGAACGACTTCCCAACTCAGGAAATGGGACCATCCGAGGATCACGTGAATGCAGCATAATTCAACAAATTCAAAAAACTTGTAAATGTGCAGATTTTGAGAAAACACAAGTTCTATACAGTTATACATGCTctatgaaaaaaacatgtttgttagTTCAAGGCAACATCATATATCATCTAATAAACAGCTGTTCAGCCTGGAAGACTCACTGAAGGGAAAAATGGCACCATCTACTTTATGGTTGTGcttcaaaggtcaaaggtcatgctGACAGGAAACTGAGGTTTTGGATAAATCATCTTGTTCTCCAGAGTCGCATGTTTCAGATCAGTTTCATCTCTgtgtttagcctagcttagcacaaagactggaagcttGTTAGCTATGAAATTAATAACCAGTCAATCCTGTAGCTGACTGGAGCTACGAGTTAAATGGACCAGAAACTAACTggatcttaaaggtcccatatcgtgctcattttcaggttcatacttgtattttgtgtttctactagaacatgtttacatgctgcaatgtttaAAAACCCCTTtatttcctcatactgtcagcttgaatatgcctgtatttaccctctgtctgaaacgctccgttttagcgcatttcgacagaattgcaacagaattgcgttgctaggcaacagcctgggtccatgtgtacttcttgtCAACTGATGacgttcacatacactgcaaccaggaaataaactgggacacatttagaatgtttacgtttaaaattgtgtcacgGGTCTaaaaattgtatatttgtgacatcacgaatgggcagaaatcctgacagcttgtttcaaatgcagagtttctgaatatgggctgtaatataggacttaagcctgctttataataaaaaaacatgaaaatctcacttttttataatatgggacctttaagctaaTTCTAAGATAGGGGAACCCAGAAGTTAAAGGGACCCAAAGCTAACTCCATACTAACTTCACACAGAAGCTAACTCTAAACTAACTTGACCCAgccaacaagatataacatgtaaATCAGGGAGATTTGGAGTTGAAGatgtctttgtgctaagctataGGCTAAACAGAGATGAACCATGTGACACAAGAGGATTTAACTACAATCTCAGACGGCTTCTTTTAAGATTCAGACTTCATGTCGACATGTTTTAAATTCACAGAAGATGATTTTATAAAACAtgttgtgcttctgtttgtggCGACGTCCTCCCTCTATTTcagttcctctcctcttccctacCTCCACACTTGCATAGCTCaaaagcaaattacaatattagACAAACatcaaaatatgaaatataacagttatgtcagaaaaatgtaacAATAAGAAACAAACTTTAATAATCAGGACAAACACACTGAGAGTACAGTAACATgtcaacagtggtggaagaagtactcagatcctctagctactgcagtaaaagtagtaatactacactgtgaaaatactccactacgaGTAAAAGTCccgcattcaaaaccttactgaaGTATCTAAATATTATCTCCAGTAAAAGTATCGATGTGTCAGTTAAGTACAGAACTTGAGTAaatcaaaagtattttttttttattgttcttaTTCTTTGGGCTTTAGTTTGcttgcttttattgtcttttatttGCTTCTTTGTGTCATCTGTAAAGTATTTTGGGTATGaaatgtgctgtataaataaatctgccttgagtaaatgtacttagttactttccaccactgcgtGACGGCACCACACTTCAAGTGCTGCTACATTTGAATGAGATGTTCTTCCAGCTGGAGATGCAGAGAGGCTCCACATCCCGAATAAAACTATAAAAGCTGATGAAGATGTGACACAGGCTCTATTCTCTAATACTCGTATTGTTATATAGATTGTTAgttggttatatatatatatatagttatatatatatacatatggttatatatataatgttattaTAGACCTAATGTATGGAATCAGTCCAATATATCCGGTGTTCTTTTCTCCTCACCGTGTCAACATCAAGATGGAAACCAGGAGATAATGAGAGGAGATTCTTCTTCTGGcttctttttaaatttgtgttctcctcctcctgatgatgatgatgaagaaggatggagagatcaggaggaagaggaggaaaaggataAAACAGTTTGTGTAAAGTTTTCAAATGACAATAGAAGAAGAACAGACTTACCTGGTGACTCTATGCTGAGATCAGCAGACCTGTGGTCACTgcaggaacacaaacacaaacacagtctcaTTATTTACCTGTCACCCCctactgctaatgctaaggtAACTGTATTTTAGgctaatgctaagctaactgtagCTGAAGCTAATTCTAAGATAATTggatcttaaaggtcccatatcgtgcttattttcaggttcatatttgtattttgtgtttctattagaacatgcttaaatgctgtaatgttcaaaaaacacattattttccttgtactgtctgcctgaatatacctgtatttatactctgtctgaaacgctctgttttagtgcatttcaatggaattgcgttgctagttCCTtgctacttcctgtcagctgatgttattcacatacactgcaacaggaaataaactgggacacatttagaatgtttacgtttaaaaccgtgtaatgatctatatattgtaaatttgtgacatcacaaatgaacagaaatcctaatggcttgtttcaaatgcacaatttctgaatatgggctgtgtgtatttctccatatattgagtgttttgatagtttaacagtatttatatagcacttaaacctgctttataatgtaaaagacatgaaaatctcactttttacaatatgggacctttaagcgaatgctaagctaagtgtacttaaaaataaaagataagaggATCTTAAGCTAACGCTAAGCTAACTGTTCCTGAAGCTAATTCTAAACGAAATGGACACAGAGGTTAACTCTAAGCTAAGTGGACCTGAAGCTAATGATAAGCTAACTATTACTGAAGTCCCCATTACTCACTGTCCTTGGCGTCTGGCGGCAGCAGGGCGTCCTGTCTGTTGGCGAGGACGAAGGCCAACGTCGCCAAGATGGCGGCGTCCAGAATGCCCAGTAGGGCCAGGATGTAGGCCCAGTGGACCGAACAGTTACCTGGAGAGAAGCTGCCCACCTGGAGAGAAGTACACCTGATAAAACACCTGGAGACAAGCACACCTGGTAATACACCTGGAGACAAGTACACCTGATCTTACACCTGGAGACAAGTACACCTGATCAAACACCTGGAGATAAGTACACCTGGTAAAACACCTGGAGACAAGTATAGCTGATCATACACCTGGAGACAAGTACACCTGATCATACACCTGGAGACAAATACACCTGATCATACACCTGGAGACAAGTACACCTGATCATACACCTGGAGACAAGTACACCTGATCATACACCTGGAGACAAGTACACCTGATCATACACCTGGAGACAAGTACCAAGATCATACACCTGGAGACAAGTACACCTGATCATACACCTGAAGACAAGTACACCTGGTCAAACACCTGGAGACAAGTACACCTGATCATACACCTGGAGACAAGTACACCTGATCATACACCTGGAGACAAGTACACCTGATCTCTTTCCTGTTGGAAGTCAATATGTTTTTATAATACATATAAAACTTTTATCTTtgaatatttataaataataatgtataaaactCACGGAGTCTCCACACAGAGCTCTCATCTCTGGACTCTCCCACGAGTCTGGAAACAGGAGACAAGCCAACGCCAGACAGAaccctgagagacagacagacgggaaATCTCACCGTTTTGACTGCAACCTTTATCACAAGgtccagtagaaccagtagaaccagtgaCTGACCTGCAGTGAGCTGCAGCCATGCACAGATCTTGTAGACGGTGGCGGCGCTGCAGAAcctgaagagacagagacagaggacgCTGGTCCACACCGCCCACAGAGACACTCCCACCAACACCGCCACCGACTGGAAGGATGGCAGAGGAGACAGACTGGACAGACCGCCACGACAGTCTGGGACGGGCCAGTCCGACTCCACACACACCTGACaacacacagggacacacagagacatatgAGGACaccaagacacacacagggacatacagacacacaggtTCACACAGGGACACACAGGGACATACGgggacacacagacatacagggACACAAaactattatcattatattttaaatacacgttgacattattttttactaaatgtgatttcagttggacttGAACGCATCCACCTGCTGCTGactagttactgttgctatgttGTGATTGGACAGTCGCCGTTTGGGGGCGTGGTTTCATGTGTCTCACCTCAAACAGTCCCAGGGTGCCGCTGGGCGGGACCGGTCCCGCTCCCACGTGGCGGGTTTCTCCGGTGCCGATCCAGGACGGCTGCACCAGGACGACCACCTGGATAATTGCGAAGCAGAGCGTACAGACGGCCCAGAGGACACCAACCGCCCGGGCGCTCCGAACAAACTCCGTCTGATAGAGACGAGAGAGGTCAGCGAGGGCGGGCGACACCGACAtcactgggagagagagagagagagagagagagagagagagagagagagagagagagggagagatagagatTTACTTTTAACAATTAAGTATTCAACCAAAACATGTTGGAGTCCCGTTCAGACGGTTTCTGTCTGTAGAGCAGCTGTTTTAAAACCATCGACTGTATatcagaagtggacgtagtcaccgtgacgtcacccattggtttgaggactgcggttttgaagcctcgagttcgaaattttggccgtcactatcttggtttttggccgtctccatctttgatttttggtcgtctctatcttggtttttggccgtctctatcttggtttttgaacGTCTCCATCTTTGATTTTTGGTCGTCTCAATCTTTgatttttggtcgtctccatcttggtttttggtcgtctccatcttggtttttggccgtctttatcttggtttttgaacGTCTCCATCTTCgatttttggtcgtctccatctttgatttttggtcgtctccatcttggtttttggtcgtctctatcttggtttttgaacgtcactatcttggtttttggtcgtctccatctttgatttttggtcgtctccatctttgatttttggtcgtctccatcttggtttttggtcgtctctatcttggtttttgggcgtctctatcttggtttttgggcgtctctatcttggtttttggtcgtctctatcttggtttttgggcgtctctatcttggttttggccctttaataacattataataataaatataaatatatatatataaatatatatatatacatataaatatatactgtatatatacagtatatatatatatactgtatatatactgtatgtatatagatatatacatacagtataataataacgTTTAATATTGAGTGTTTACAACATGAGTTAACTCATAATAATTAATTAGGCTAAATAAACCACATATATAAAGATAAACTTTGTATATGTAGTTTATTCAgcctaattaattattattattgtagttTAGTTTGTTGAAGCTCAGTCACCTTTAAAGAGCTCTGCAGGACTGACAAACTCTTTAATAATATGAGTTAATGAATAGTTAATAACACAGCATAATGTCCTTCATTAATGATCAATATTTATCAACAACAGCATCAATCAGAGCGGATCAGCCAATCAGCATCAAGAGAAACATCAACACAGACAGCACCGAACCAACagttacatcatcatcatcatcatcggctCCCGGTGTTTACCAAGACAGACACGGACACGCGCacacagccagacagacagacaccgtGATTTAAAGAGAAACAGACTGAATCTCTGAAATCTGCATCAACACgatgagaagagagaagaaaacaaaccTGCAGCCTGCAGAGATGCACCGTCTGTTGATCTGcaggatgagaggatggagagacagagaggatgaggaggagagagaggaagaggaggaggaggaggaggaggagagggatgcACAGCTCTACTTACCCGGATGTGGATCTTCCTCCACCAACATTAATCTATAAATCACACTGAAACAACCCGTTATTATAAACCTGGATGAGATGGAGCTCCATCAAAGCGCCGCCTGCAGGCTGACTGatcagcagctctctatctggATTACTGtgatactactagtactagtagtacttttccaattttccAGAAATAACTGCCAATAaggcattaaaggtcccatatcatgctcattttcaggttcatacttgtattttgtgtttctaccagaacatgtttacaagaagtaatgttaaaaaaaaactttattttcctcatactgtctgcctgaatatgcctgtatttaccctctgtctgaaacgctccgttttagtgcatttcgacggaattgcaacagaattgtgtacttcctgtcagctgatgacattcacatactccgcaaccaggaataaactgggacacatttagaatacttatgtttaaaaccatgtaatggtctaaatattgtatatttgtgacatcacaaatggacagaaatcctgacagcttgtttcaaatgcagagtttctgaatacgggctgtgtgtatttccctgtggattgagcgtttcgatactttcacagtatttatataggacttaagcctgctttataataaaaaaacatgaaaatctcacttttttataatatgggacctttaaattaaaggtgcagctcattataataataataataatatattagacttatatagcgctttttaggGATCTCATTATGGGATACCTTCCTCTGATTCTACCAGCTCTACACtgaggtcacaaactttctaattttacagctaaacagtacactacaaaatgtttatgaaaacatttgaggagagaaagacattacagtaacagaatatttattcatatttgatcagcgctgcctagttcgaccgtttggtcggagtttgcgagtgattgacagctgctcagagacggcaaggctcaagctcggctctgattggttgttttcctccgttatgtgaaattttgcagatgccattaggaacaccggaggacaccagaggaacatgatatttttcagattacctgtctcatggactgttttataaaaataactttttttttaatcatatttgctccatttctacccactgcagctttaacagtgttgattaataattaattgagTGACTGATGCaggaaacaaaaatacatacaaacattttaatattaataaaacatttacaaacagGTAGCTCAGAAACACAATATTGCACACAAACCTCCTTATCCCCACCCAACTCTGCCGGAGTCTGTAAATCAAACGCACCTCGGACACAGAAACCGTCTCAACATCGTCGACCTCATGAGTTTCATTAACTTTTATAGAACCTGCAGATTTAAAGGACTTGTCCTGTGAAGCATTTAGTAGGATATATTAGCAAAAGTgtagtataatattattaatgttttcattattgtataatcagctgaaacaaagaatcgttgtgttttaaattgcttagaatgagtccttcatatctacatagggagcgggtcttcttcaggGAGTCCACCATacttctacagtagcccagaacggacaaaccaaactctgactctggagagagactttcatgtttttacgttacctgaaggccaccgtagttctccaacacgctggtgaagggaggggtgagcggtattcagttggttacaatctgccgtctcaccactagatgtcactaaatctACACACCGGACCTTtaaagagatgaagatgatcAGCACCGATCTGcagttagaaaataaaaacatcactTCTTCATTTGTTTTAGGCTTTTTTTGGCAGCTGTGAGACACCGTAGACGTTTCCCACAAAGCACCACAGCTGCTTGCTGCGGTATCCATGGCAACGCACTCAACAGTCCAATCACACTGAAGGAAGAGAGGCCGAAGAACAGATACATGCTCTCAGGGTTTTACAccgtcatcctcctcttcatcatgtcctccccctcttcatcacctcctcctcttcctctcagctCCACGGAGGGATCTCCTCTCCAAACTTGGCGCAGTGAGCAGCGTTTTTAGCTTCAAACAGAATCTGAATGTGGAGAACgtttcagtttatttatgtCAAATATgtgttcataataataataataataataataataataataataataataatttaagagCTCAGCGCAGACTCATCTGGTTGTGGACATAGGCCTCACacaggtaataataataataataataataataataaagagacTCACCTGGTTGTGGACGTAGGCCTCAAacaggtaataataataataataataataataagactcaCCTGGTTGTGGATGTAGGCCTCACACAGGTAACACCACACAGACAGATCACAGAAGCTCAGAACCACCGGGTGTTCAGACACAACGCCGTGAGTCACCATGTGCTCATTAACATAACGACCGCAGAACACCTGAGACAGGAGGGACAACAGGTGAGACGCATTACATCATCAACGTGTGAGACAGAGTATGTGATGGACAGGTGAGACGCTCACCTGGTAGCAGGTGAGACAGGTCCAGTTCTCAGCGTCGGAGCCGCAGTCCTTACACGGCAGGAAGACATCTATACCTGAGGGGGGGAGGGGCTTAACAGCATCCAGGTGAGGACACCAGGACAGAGGGTCCACCACGAACAGAGGGGTCTGAAGACAAACAGGCAGACAGGTAAGTCAtatgaagacagacagagagacagacagtatgtTTAAAGACtttataataattaaatgatataaaatgatatgtcctgacgtctgtctgtcctccacacGTCAGCTCCAGAGACGTCTTAGGCTTCGACCAACCACACGCTCCCTCTGTCTCTGGCTCCGCCCCCGCTCCCGCTCCACCAGCTGCCTCGTCACCAGGGGCAACCGACTCTGGCGCTGCCACGGCGACAGCCTTTGAAAGGTTAATAAAATACAGGTGAAGGTGACACCAGAGGACAGACGAACCCACGGTAAAATGATTGTTATTccatttgttaacagtaaaataactattaactaagtttaattaactaacAATTTACCAATTATTTAACTGATGGTTCCTGCTCACCTGAGGCTGTGGCAGCACACTCTCTGCTGATTGGCTCTGCTCAGGTGTCACTTCACTTGCCTCCGCCTTCACTTCACCTTCACAGGTGACCTTCTCCAGGCTGAGGCGGACCTTCGGCCTGGCCCCTCCCACCGCGGTGGACGGAGCAGgactgtgattggctgaggtTTGACCGATGTCCAAACTGGCCAATCCCTGAGTGAGCTGCTCCAGACCGCCCTCCGTCTGATTGGACGATCTTAAAATATTTACCGTTGTGTCCTCCGGTCCTGTAGGGGGCAGCGGTGGTTTGTTTGTGCCGCTCTCCTCTGACTTCCTGCCCTTTCCTTTAGAACTACGTTTCCCACGATGCTTCAGGGAGGACAGTGACGCCCGCACAGACTCTGGGACTGAAAGAATGTGAGGAAGTTATTCAAATGAAACtaaacaggaataaataaatgaaatacaacAGATGAAGTCCTGCACTGACTGCGTATCCTCAGTGACCTCCAGTAGGGGGCGTGGTGTCGGATGACCTCGTTGATCGCTGCCACAGCGTTGTGatgaggaggggggagaggCGTCACCAAGGAGGGAGGAGTGTCTCCTAGCAACACGCTGGTGCACATCGCCATGGAGTCAGAGATAGATGACAAGTTATAACctccctgagagagagagagagagagagagagagagagagagagagagagagagagagagagagagagagagagagagagagagagagagagagagagagagagagagagagagagagagagagagagagagagagagagagagagagagagagagagagagagagagagagagatgagacatGACTTTAATTTTACTGCTACTGGCCGACATGTTTACACATCGTTACACCtctagagtgtgtgtgtg includes these proteins:
- the lhfpl4b gene encoding LHFPL tetraspan subfamily member 3 protein — encoded protein: MSVSPALADLSRLYQTEFVRSARAVGVLWAVCTLCFAIIQVVVLVQPSWIGTGETRHVGAGPVPPSGTLGLFEVCVESDWPVPDCRGGLSSLSPLPSFQSVAVLVGVSLWAVWTSVLCLCLFRFCSAATVYKICAWLQLTAGFCLALACLLFPDSWESPEMRALCGDSVGSFSPGNCSVHWAYILALLGILDAAILATLAFVLANRQDALLPPDAKDMTTGLLISA